One Mycolicibacterium sp. ND9-15 genomic window, GATGGTTGGGGGCCGCACTAGTAAAGCGCGTCCCCCCAAGGGGATGACCAGAACGGGTCGTCCTGAATCATCCGAACTCACCCGAAATCGACACCCAGGTCGGGCGGAGTGGGTGATGACCGCGGCGATTGCGTCAGCTGATCTCTCGGGCGTACAAAGACGTCAGCCGGCGTGCTGATCGGGCGCCGTTTCCTTGGGCTGAGCAGTCCAGGCGGGGGGCTCGTCGGTGCCGGCCGATTCGTCCCGTGCGGCCTCGGCGCTTGTCGGCTGGACCACGCCGGATGCGTGATGCACCGGGGCATAGATCACGTAGACCCGCAGCGGTTCGTCACCGGTGTTGATCACGTCGTGCCAGGTGCCGGCGGGAACTTGAATGGACCAACCGTCCGAGACGTCTCGCTGAAAATCGAGGCGGTCCTTGGCTGGGCCCATGACGGCCCTGCCCTGGCCGGCGTCGAGACGCAGGAACTGATCGGTATTGGGGTGGACTTCCAGGCCGATGGACTCGCCAACCGGAATGGACATCAGGGTGACCTGGAGGTACTTCCCGGTCCAGGCCACCGTCCGATAGTTCTCGTTCTGGCGGGTGGCCGTTTCGATGTCGAAGGCGTTGGGGCGGGGCCCGTTGTCATCGATCGTCATGGCATGTGCCTCCTTCCTGTTTCGATGCTGTCACAGGGCACCGTCCTGCGACCTGCGACCATCGAAACCGTCGGCATGGCGAGGAAGGCGCCGACGAATCGGCCGCCATCGCGGAGAGCTGGAGGCCCCGAGCACCGACAAGATGATCGCCAACTTCGGCGAAGCAGCTTCAGCGAGAATGGTTTCGTGGATTGCGCAGGTGATCTCACGTCGTGATGCGCATCTCGGCACCCGGATGCGAACTGAGCGTGACGACCACAGTGCCGCTTCCGGTCTCGAATGTGGTGCTGGCGTACCCGATGAAACCGTAGTGCCGGTCGATTGTCGAGACCGCGGTGATGTCACCGCCGCCCGAGGCGCCGGTGTCGAGGTTCTCCCAGGTCGCGGTCGCGGTGAGCGCACAGGAACCGTCGTAGATGCCGGCGTCGTAGTGGACTGCAACGCGGACCCCGTCCTCGACCCGATCACCGACCTGTACCGGTGTCACCTGGGCCTCGGCGCTGACGCTCCCGCCACACGTCGGGGATGCCACCACGGGGACTCGGTCGAGGTACGCGAAGGCGTCGGCATGGGCGGTTGCCGACCACAGCCAGGGTGCGGTGAGCGCGACGGCGAGCACACCGCAAGCGCGAACCGAGGTCATGCCGGGGTTATCGACCGTCGCGCGCGCGGTGTTAGCGAACCTGCCTTTCGGAACGCAGCAATGTTCGCACGGCCGGGCGCGATCCGTACGGGCGCAGCATTCTGCTGGCCGGTCGCGGCCGGATGTTCAGCGGCCACCAGAACCAGCGGCCGAGCAGGGCCGCGATCGACGGTGTCATGAACGACCGCACGATCAAGGTGTCGAACA contains:
- a CDS encoding cupin domain-containing protein; this translates as MTIDDNGPRPNAFDIETATRQNENYRTVAWTGKYLQVTLMSIPVGESIGLEVHPNTDQFLRLDAGQGRAVMGPAKDRLDFQRDVSDGWSIQVPAGTWHDVINTGDEPLRVYVIYAPVHHASGVVQPTSAEAARDESAGTDEPPAWTAQPKETAPDQHAG